The nucleotide sequence AGAGTCATCGACAGCAATTCCTAAAACAATTGATGCGATAACGGCACTTCCAATATCAAGAGGGCGACCAGTCAACTTTAAGATAAGTCCTGTTGCAAGAACTGGAATTAGATTTGGAATAAGTCCTACGATGCCAATCGTAATAGATTTTAAAAATATACTTAGAATAACTGAAATAATAACGAGGGCCATGGAAAGTGAGATAATAAATGAATGAACGACTTTCTCATTGATTGACTGCCACAAGTATCTTTTTCCAGTTACTGCAAGATTTAAATCAAAATCCTTCGCAAGAACATTAATTTCTCTGATCATTTTCATTGTTGATTTTGAATCTTGATTCTTCATTAAAGCACTTAAACGCAGCTTACTTCCTTCAATGTTAAGCTTGTCATTTAAAGATTCACCCTCTGGTATACTTAGATTATAAAGAAAGAGATATTGAGATATTTCTTCATTTGTGTCCGGTAATTTTCGATATTCCAATTTGTTGGCATGAAGCACTTGGTTCATTCGTTTTACAATGTCGACAACTGATACTGTTTTTGTAATGTCTGGAAATTCTGATCTTAACTTCTCAGAGAATGCATCAATTCTTTTTAAAAATTCATGATTTTTAACGCCATTTTCAACCCCTGTGTCAACGGTCATCTCTAAAGAGAAGATTCCTCCAACATTATTTTCGACATATTCAAGATCTGAGGCCACATGATATTTTTCACTGAAGTATTTTAATGGATCTGAATTTACATCAAGTTGAGTTGCCATATAAACTGAAAAAATAGAAAAAACTGCAAATGAGAAGTAGACCACATGCTTGTATGTGATCAAGTGATTCACGAACTTCTTATAATCAATTGGAAAGCTTACTTCTTTCAATTTACTGTTTTTCTGGTTCTTGAAAAATAGAATAATCATCGGTGCTAAAAAGAGGTATGTGTAAAACCAAGCTACAACGGTACCTATTCCTGCAATCGCTCCAAGATCATTAATATTTTTTATGTCAGCACTCATGAAGCTAAAAAAACCAAACATTGTTGTTAATGTTGTGATTATTGTTGGAAGAAAATTCTTTTTAAGCGCCTTTGACATCGTTACATCACTTTTGATACCTGCCTTATTAAAGAGGTAGAAGGTAGATACAATGTGAATAGCGTCGGCTAGACCTATGGCCATGATAAATTCAGGTGCAATTGCAGTGAGATTATGAATAGGAATTTCTAGGTACCCACAAAATGACATCATCGTAATAATAGTCAATATAATCGTAAACATTGAGAGTGCGACAATCTTGATACTTCTAAACTGAAAGAAGATAAAGCAAATCATGATCGCTAGCAGTAATGGAAAAAGGACTTTCAAGTCATCAACTGCTGAGTCTTTAAAAACAGATGTAATAACAGAGTTTCCAGTAAGTTTTATCGTTATACCTTTTGGAGGAGGGTTACTTTCAAGTAGCCCATTCAATTCTCCAACTGTCTGCTTTGAATGTATCTCTTCACCAGGGAGGGCTCGAACTTTAACATAGATAAGTGCAACTTTCTTAGTTGGCCCAATAAACCTCATCATAATATCTTGGTCATTAGCTCTTTCTTTCAATTGAGCAATCGTCTGAGCATTAACTTCTACGTCAATATCCAGCATTGGGCTAATGTTGATTTCATCATCAGTTGAGTCAACCCAGTTATGAGAGGTGAGAGACTCGGCCTTGGCACTGTGGGGAAGTAGGCCCGCCTTTAGTGTGAGTGTTCTTATATATTCGAGTGTCTCTTTGTTAAAAATACCGTCTTCATTAGTAACAACTATTACTGTAGATTCACTGCTTCCAAATTCTTTTTCAAATAAATCGATCTGATGGAGTAAAGGGTCATCCTCTTGAAACCATACTCGATAACTGAAATTCGTCTTCGCACTCATTAATCCAGGAATTGATAAGAGAACACAGAATAACGAGATGAGAACTGTTAGTTTTGGTTTAAGGCAGATAAAGTTTATTAGTTTATTCATTCATTACCGCTTTTGGTGAGAGAAGTTCTTTTGAACTTATAGCAAAAATTCTAAAAATATTTATTACTGCGTAAATTAGTGCGCAAGAGACTAGGAGCTCTTTTGTATTAACTTTGTCTCCAAGGATTGAGATAATTGCAGAAGCTGAAATATTTGTAAGTGTAAAGATAAAGTCGAGCAGGGCATTTGTTCGCGATATGTATCCTTTAGCAACGTAGTGTGAAAGATAGCTGAATTGAGAAGGGACTCGTATAAAAAATAATACTCCCCAAAAATAGAAAACAGTTTGTGAGACGTGATAACTGATTCCAAGGGCCCAGACTAGAAGAAAGATCGGCTCAATGAAGCTTGTAAAGTACAGAACTTTTCCAAGTCCAAATTTAGAAATTACTTTCTTGTTTAAGAGTGCTCCAGTTAGCCCACCTAGTCCAAAGATTAACATGGCGACACCATATTCCTTTTCTCCTTTACCAAGTACATCGTGCATAAATGGAAGAATGAGTGGAATGACGATACCGGAAAAGATACCAACTAGTGCATGGCGCTCATAAAGACCTCTAAGATCAAATCTTTTTCTTACATAGGAAATTCCATCTTGAATGTCTTTGATGAAAGAGTGGTGCTCGAATTTTTTAAAATGATCAATTTTTATTAGCATAAATAAAGCTGGAGCAATGATAAATGTAGATATATCAAAGTAGACGAGATTATCAATTGATTTGAAATAACTGTAACCCCAAGTTCCGATTAGCGGACCTAGAATATGAACGAGAGCATAACTTGCGCTAAATATATTATTGGCCTTTGCCACATTCTCGACAGGGATTATGTCATTAATAAATGCTCTTTTACATGGTGTTGAAATCCCAGCAAAGATTGTTTTGAGTCCATGAGTCAGCAGAAGTGCCCAAATATTATTTGTGAGTAAGAAAACTATAGAGAGGGGAATTCTAATGACCTCACAAAGCGTTAGAAGATTTCTGCGATTACTTCTCTCTCCAACAGGTCCTGCTGTAATATTTCCAAGTAGCATTCCTGTCACAAAGAATAACTGTGTGAGGCCCATAAAAGATTTATTATGCCCAGAGATGTCATAAATATAGGCCATGAATGCAAAGTTAAATGCATAGGAGCCAAGTGCTGAAATGACTGTGGCCACCATTAAAAAGGTGAAATTCATTTGATAATTTTTCATAGCTAAATTATGACCCAGCTTTGCTCTCTAGGCCAAGCGGCAACACTTTACAGCTATAATTATTTATGGAATTTGAGATGAATTAAAGACAGTAGTGGCCGGCGACTCCGGCCTTCAGAGTGGGATGATAAATTAGATAATACCTAACTTCTCATTAACTTCAGCTTGCGAAAATTCCCCTCTGCTTACTGCAGACTGAACAACCATAAGCGCTTTTTGGTATTCTAGTCTTTCACCTGCATTAACAAGAGATAGATCGATATGTTTTTGGTTTTCAATTGTTGAGTATTTTACTGCGTTTCTTAGTAACTGAATCGCTTCATCAAATGATTTAACATTAGACATGGTAGTTCTCCTTCAAATTCTTTTAGCTATTTTAAACGAGGAAAGAAAGTTTGACCATCATTTCTTAAATTAATAACTCGGCATGTCTAAAAAAAAATTGGCCAAATACATGACAACACATATTTTTTTACGTTAAACTATTTTGGTTTGGTATTTTAATACACATATAAGAGACAAACTACTACTAAAGGATTGGTATTATGGTTAAATGGATTTTGTTAATTTCAGCACTTTTCTCAGGGAATGTTATGGCCCAAGAGAATTTCCAAGTTATCGTTAACGATATCTTCGGAGCAATCAATGGAGCATATGCACCATTTCTATTTTGGGAAGTTCCCTTTATTAAGCTTCCACTTATTTTATTCATTATGGTTTCAGGTGGTATCTTCTTCACGTTTAGATATGGCTTTGTAAACATTAGACTCTTTAAACACGGAATAGATGTTGTTCGTGGAAAATATGACGATCCTGAACATGAGGGAGATATTTCTCATTTCCAGGCCCTTACTTCTGCGCTCTCTGCTACTGTTGGTCTTGGTAATATTGCCGGTGTTGCTGTTGCAATTGGTGCCGGTGGTCCAGGTGCAGTGTTTTGGCTATGGGTTGTCGCTTTCTTTGGAATGTCGATGAAGTTCAGCTCTTGTACATTCGCACAATTTTATAGAATTAAAGACTCTAATGGAAATATTCTTGGTGGACCAATGGTTTACCTGACAGAAGGTTTAAAGGAGAGAGGTTTCTCAAAACTAGCTAAAGTTTTTGGTATCTTCTTTTCTTTCGCTACAATTCTTGCATCATTTGGAGGAGGGAACCTTTTTCAAGCAAACCAAACTTTTGAAATTATCAAGTCTCAATATCCTGGAGCGAATCCATGGGTTGTTGGAGTTACTCTTGCCTTCCTTGCTGGAGTCGTTCTCATTGGTGGTATCAAAAGAATCGGTGAAGTAACTTCTAAGCTTGTTCCACTTATGTGTGGTTTCTTCGTTATTAGTTGTCTAGCAATTATTTTTTCAAATATTTCTATGGTTCCAGAAATGTTTGTTTCAATCTTTAGAGAAGCCTTTTCTCCAGATGCTATTTATGGTGGTTTTCTTGGTGTACTTATTCAAGGTGTAAAGCGTGCTTCATTTTCAAATGAAGCGGGGCTTGGATCGGCAGCGATTGCTCATGCAGCTGCAAAAACAGATGAGCCAGTAAGAGAAGGTGTTGTTGCTATGCTTGGTCCAGTTATTGACACGCATATCGTTTGTACAATGACTGCTCTTACAATTCTAATTACTGGTGCTCACTTACAACCAGAGCTAGTAGGTAAGGGAGTTGAGATTACTTCATACGCATTTGGAACACTTGGTTCTTTTATGCCAAAACTTCTTTTAGTAGCAATTTGCGTATTTGCTTATTCAACAGTTATTTCGTGGTCATACTATGGAGAGAGAGCAACAGAGTACCTTTTTGGGAAAACTCTTGGACACAATGCTATTCGAATCTATAGATTATGTTATGTATTCATCATTATTCTTGGGCCGGTATTAAGTATTGGTAACGTTGTTGATTTTGCAGACCTTATGCTTCTTTCAATGGCATTCCCGAATATTCTTGGTATGATATATTTAAGTAAGTTAGTTAAAGATAAGACTGATGATTACTTTAAGAGATATAAATCAGGTTCAATGAAAATTTATAAATAAAAAGGTGGGCCCAAGAAATTGGGCCTTTTTTATATGCTAGAACAAATTAAAATAATTTTTGAAAATCATGACTTTCTAGTGATCTCTAAGCCAGCCGAACTTAGCTATCATGGGGATGGGCTACATGAGTTTCTGCGTAAGCAAACGAATGGTGATATTTTTGGTGTCCATCGTCTCGACAAGGTTACTTCTGGGATTTTGATTTTTGCAAAAAACTCTGAGATGGCCGCAGTTCTTTCAAAGAAATTTGAAAGTAAGGAGATGAAAAAAATCTATATCGCAATGTCAGATAAGAGACCTTCAAAAAAACAGGGTCTAATCAGAGGTGATATGGAAAAAAGTCGTGATGGTAGTTATAAACTAACTAGAACCTTATATAATCCTGCGATCACAAAGTTTGAGACTAGACAGGCCCAGCAAGATGGGCTGAGAATGTTCATTCTTTACCCTCAAACGGGAAGAACTCATCAGCTTCGAGTCGCGATGAAGTCCTTAGGTAGCCCAATTCTGGGTGATAAACGCTATGGAGGTAGTGATAGTGACCGAACATATCTTCATGCTTTTGAACTTTCATTTGAACTAAACGGAGAGGAGTTCTCATTTAAAGTACTACCTACTGGGAAGCACTGGCCTTCTGATTTATAAGATCATTTGTTTCAAGGAAATCCCAGATTGGTGCCGCAGCATCAATGTCATTATAGATTTGTAGGATTTTCCCTTGGGCAAAAACCTTTCTTTCACTAAGAAAGCGATCAAGTGAACCTTGCTTTCCTATTTCGATCTTAGGAGGAAGAAGTCTTGCACTTCCTTTTCTCATGTAGGAATAATTTAGTGCTTTTGACGCTAATGTTGCTTCAAGTTTATCAAGAAATCTGTTTGCATCAACTTCGTTATGGGAAAATTCAAAGTACCATCGATAACCTTTTTTCTGTGATTCGTTTTCATATGCACTTAAAAAGAAATTAGAGACCTGTAAGGACTCTTCCTTGGCAACCAGATCAATAATTTTGTGAATATCTTCTAGTTTAATTCTTTCCGCACCACCAATTGTGACATCCTCTTTTTCTCTTCCAAGTATTCTTATGATTGGAGGATTATGCTCTAGAAGCTCAATCGCATCACCAACGTTGTAATTAATGAGACCGGCATAAGTAGTGAAAAGAATGCGATAGCGCTTTCCTTTTTCTAATTCAGTAATTGTAAGCTTTGGAGAGTCTAGAGAACTCCCTACTTCTTGAAAGAGAAAAACAGACATGTCCAGATCGACTAAAAGCTTTCCTTCTTCCTTATATTGAAATGCAACTGCAGACTCCGTTGCAGAGTAGACTTCGAAAGTTGGAATATCTCCGATAATTTCTTTAATACGTTGACGGTAATTTCTAAGAGGAGAACCTGACCAGATATAAATTTTGAAGTTCTTCCAAATATCTGTGATTCTTTCCTTATCTCCAAGCATTGCTTCAAGAATGGGAATTGCAAATGATGGCGGAGAACTAAAACCATGTATGTCTTTATGAAGAACTTCTTCTTTAATTCTACTTATCTTCTCATTTGTGTCACTTATTTTTAATATATCAATTGACGGATAAACTCCCTTGCGTGAAAAGCTTGGTGCCAATTTTGTCATGATTCCTGTGGCCATGCCAATTGTCACACCATCATTTTCTTCAGTGACAAGAGTTGCTGGATTCACGAGTAGGCCTTTATCTAGAATGTTGAAGTCATTAATATACTCACAACTATGGGCCGCTGTTTTTAGCTGAAAATTTTGAAATGATTTAATTAACTTTTTTGGGTAGGGAATATACTTGTGTGCACCCGTTGAACCACCTGTTTGGGCGATATATTTAATTTTGTCTCGGGTTATAATTCCTGGCCGATTATTCTTTTTAATTTCATCAATAAATGGTTTTAAAATCGTGGCGTCCGTAACCGGAAATCTTTTTAAATCTTCGAGACTCTTGATTTTGTCGAGCCTAAACTCTTTTTCAAAAAGAGTTCCTTTGAAGTAGGAGAAAATATCTTTACAAAGTTTTTCTTGAACTTGAAGAGGCCTTTGTGTGAAGGCCTCTATTCTTTTATTCTTTTTCTTGTTTATGTATTTTAAATACCAAGATTTGATACTCATTTATTCGATCTTTCCCATGCCTCTTGTATGCAAGCCGCGATTTTCTCTTTCCCATCAGGCATTTTTGCACATTTAAGGGGAGAAGATGGTCTCTTTGGAGAGTAAGCAAAATTTATCATATAAGTACCAGTCTCAAAATCATATGATGGTATAATGATAAATCCACCATTGCTGTCATCATTCTTATGCATACGGTACACGATTTTTGTCACAAGGTGACCAACCACTGCTCCAGCAAGAACATCTGTTGCCCAGTGTTTCTTATCATGCATTCTAGCATAAGCCGTCATTGATGCAACTCCGTAGGCAACATATGGAACCCATGCATGATCTTCTTTATAGACTTCAGAGATAACAGTTGCGAGAGAAAATGCTCCCGATGTATGCCCTGAGAAAAATGAGTTATTTCCCTCATATCCAAATTTATATGGACCGGCTTCTTGGTTTGGTCTCTTTCTGTCAAAACTCTTCTTGAAACCTTCTGTAACAAGTTGTGTTGCAAGTCCAGCTGTAACAGTGATAAGTCCAACATCCTTCATTTTCCCATCTTTAAATACAACCCCTAGAAAGTAAGAGCCAAGTGCAATTGGTGGAATTAATTCTTTACCAAACAAGTTTGCTACATCAGCAATTTCTTGTGTTTTTTCTGTTTTAGTATCTTGGATATAATCCATGATTTCTTGATCATTATGAAAAGCTACTAAACCTAAGCTTGTAGTTGCTGCTAGCATAAGCAGTTCAGAGTTTGAAAGACCAAGTGGAATGAAATATTTCTTTCCTGTTTTATCATTTGACTGATCGACCATGTCTCTAAGAGTTGAAGATTCAATATATCTCCCTCGAATGTCACTTAGTGAGAGAACTTGTTTTTTTCCGGTTACAACATCTTGTGCTTCTACTTGTTCTTCTGTACAGCCTTCAATTGTATTTTTACACGCGAAGAGATCATCTAACATTCGTTTGCTGCTAGATCTAAAATCAATTGAATTTTCGTCAACAGTTACACATCCTTCTAGTCTCCATTCGCACTTCTGTTCGAGATAGTTACTAGATGAGCTCGAAAAAAAGAAATCGTCTGTTGCATTCGAATTTAATGGGCCAAGAACACTTGCAAATAGCATTAGTGATAGGCCTATAGATTTCTTCATGCGTCTCTCCTCGTTAAATTATTTTGATTTAATTTATAGTGAATTTGTTCATGTCGCAATGCATCATGTAAAAATAACAAATAATTTTTCTTAACAGATCTCAATAAATTAAGAAGGTTACGATTTTTTTTCTTTTCTTTAAACTTAGTTAGATTTTGTAACTAGTTAATATAGCGAATGATCAATAATTCTCAGATAAAAGCTTAAATATATATTAACCATTGTTTTGTTGAGAATAAGAAAAAATAAGCGATCATATATTTAAGAAAATGCTCAAGGAGATTAGCATGAAAAAAGAATTACAAGTAAGTTTAGAACAATTAACAAAATATCGATCACTCATTGATACTGAAAGTCTTTTCGATGGGGAGTCTCTTTACGTAAATAAAGGGCTTGATAATAAAATTTCAATTTATAGTACAGATGGTAGTGAGTTAATGCTTTTTGAAAACGCAGCAGAGTTTGAATTACATGTTGGTGTCGAATTTGAAAGTATTGGAGACTATCAATTGGTTTATCACCAAAGTGAAGAAGGGCAGCAGATTTCACTGCTGCCAGTTATGATCTCACCAAACTTTGCGAGACTTGATTCATAGATTTAATAAAGAAGACTATCTTTTCTAATTTTTAAAAAGTCAGCACTTCCATTTATTTCTATGTTTCTTAATTTATCCATCGTTTGATTATTTTCAACCCAAAGGCGAATGGAGTCACTTCCGTTGATTAAGTCAATTGGAAGTTTTTCATATTCATATTCATAGGCCTTCTTAGACCATTCGAACTTATCTTTTAGGTGGTGATATAATTCACGACAAAGAAATTGTCCTAGTTGCCAAGAGCGAAACTCCAATGGATTTGTGACGTGGATATGAATTCCTCCACAGGCCGTTCCTGCGTGTTTTTGGAATGTTGGCATAAACACAGTAGGTCTTAACTTGAACCCTTCAAAATCCATTTCTTCGAGTTTAGGAGCAATCTCTTCGTAGAAGCTATAAGGTTCAATTGCTGGATGTCCGATCACTTCTAAACTTCTCGTTGTTCCTCGTCCTTCTGAAATATTCGTTCCTTCATAAAGAACAGTCCCACAAAATGTGATTGCTCCATCCGCTGTTGGAAGGTTTGGAGATGGGTTTAACCAGTGAAGTCCAGTGTCTTTCCAAAACATTGATCGCTTCCAGTTATCCATTGTGACAACGTGAAGATCAATGTCGAGCTGGAACTTATTTTTAGCGAAGTTTGCTACTTCTCCCATTGTCATACCGTGACGTTGAGGAATCTCCATGCAGCCCACAAATGATTCGTAGTTCTTATCAAGAACATTACCTTCAATCAATTCTCCACCCACTGGGTTTGGGCGATCAAGGATGATAACTCTAATTCCTTTGGGTCCACATTTTTTGAGGATGTATGTCATGGTTGTAATATAGGTATAAACGCGTGTTCCTACATCTTGTAGATCAATAACAAATGTATCAACACCTTCAAGCATTTTATCTGTTGGTTCACGCGTCTCACTATAAAGTGAGTACACCGGGAGTTTGAAGTAGGGATGTGTGTAGTGATCAGTTTCAATCATATTATCTTGAACATCACTCACAAAGCCATGTTGTGGGCCGAAGAGTTTTACAAATCTGTTCCCAAAGATTTCTTTAAAAATTTGAACAGAAGAATTAAGCTCTTGGTCAACGCTTGCAGAGTGGCATAAGAGAGCAATATTGCCCTTAAATAATGATTGTATATTCTTGTCTGATTTTAGTTTTTCTATAGCTATTTTTGTCATTAAAATATTTTGAAGTATTTAATTTTAGAAGTAAAGATTATTCAAAGTTTGATCTGCGTCAACGGGATTTGATGGTGGCCATTTCTTAATCAATTTCGCTATAATTAAGTTATCACACACGGAGAATTTACATGAAGCAATACCACGATTTAATGAAACATGTTTTAGAAAACGGTCAAACAAAAGAAGATCGTACAGGGACTGGAACTTATTCAGTTTTTGGGTATCAAGCAAGATATAACCTTGAAGAAGGATTTCCTCTTGTGACAACTAAGAAGTGTCATCTTCGTTCAATCATTCATGAACTTCTGTGGTTTATTAATGGCGATACAAATATTAAATACCTTAAAGATAATAAAGTTAGTATCTGGGATGAGTGGGCCGATGAAAATGGTGATCTTGGTCCTGTGTATGGTTACCAGTGGAGACATTGGAAACGCCCAGATGGTTCTGAGGTTGATCAAGTCGCAAAACTCGTGGAAGGATTAAAAAATAATCCGGATTCTCGTCGTCACATTTTAACAGCATGGAACCCTGCTGATGTCGATGATATGGCACTTCCTCCATGTCATGCTTTCGTTCAATTCTATGTTAGTGGAGATAAGAAACTTTCTTGTCAACTTTATCAAAGAAGTGCTGATATTTTCTTGGGGGTTCCATTTAATATTGCTTCTTATGCTTTATTTACAATGATGTTGGCCCAAGTCTGTGATCTTGGTCTTGGTGACTTTGTTCACACTATGGGAGACGCACATCTTTACTCAAATCACATTGATCAAGCGAAACTTCAATTATCTCGTAAACCATTTCCTCTGCCACAGATGAAGATTAACCCGGAAGTTAAATCAATCTTTGATTTTAAATTTGAAGATTTTGAACTTGTTGGTTATGAGGCCCATCCACATATCAAGGCCGAGGTTGCAGTTTAATGCTTCTTTCAATGATTGCAGCTTACGGCAAAAACCGTGAGCTTGGACTCGATAATAAGCTTCTTTGGCACCTGCCTGCTGATATGAAGAACTTTGTTCGACTAACAAAGGGTAAGGCCATTGTTGTAGGAAGAAAAACATTTGAATCATTCAAAGGACCTCTTCCAAAACGCATTAATATTATTTTAACAACAAATAAGTCTTACCATTATGAGCATGAGAATGTTCGTATCGTTCACTCTGTTGAAGAATGTTTAAAACTAATTGAAGAACTCAAGCTTGAGGAGACTGTAATTTGTGGCGGAGCAGAGATTTATAAGATCTTCTTACCACTAATTAAACGTTTTTACCTTTCGATTGTAGATTGGGAAGGCAAGGCCGATACTTTCTTTCCTGAGTTTGATATGAGTGACTTTAAAATTCTTGAAGAAGTGAATCATGCAAAAGATGAAGAAAACCTCGCATGGAGGTTTCTTGATCTTGAAAAAGTTTAGAGAAGTTCAATTCCAAACTCAGTCAGGGCCTTTGATAGACTAATGAGTGGAAGGCCAATGATTGCTGAGTGATCAGGGCAATCAATCTTATCAAAGAGTGCAATCCCAAGTGTTTCTAATTTATAAGAGCCACAACTATGAAGGGGTTGATCGCGTTTTACATAATTTGTTATTTGTTTCTGGGTAAGAGCTTTCATTGTCATGGAACTTACAACGCTCTCTACGATCTGCTTGTCCTTGGATACAAGTGCATAGCTGGTGATTAGCTTATGGGTTTTTCCTTGTAGTTTAGAAAGTTGTTCGATGGCCTTCTCTTCAGTTTTTGGCTTAGAAAATATTTGACCTTCGAAGTCTAGAACTTGATCTGCGCCAATGATAATGGCATCTGGATATTGTTGAAGAATGACCTGAGCTTTAGCAAGACTGAGCTCTCTTGAGATTTCATACGGTGAGTGATCAGAGTTTTTAATTTTATCTTCATCAAGCTCAGGTGATACAGAATCAAAGGTAATACCAAATTGTTTTAGTTGGTTTTGTCTAAATATTGATGAACTTCCTAATATTAGTTTCATAATTTCTCCTTGAATCTTAATTATTACCTGATTTTTGGCGATAAATAAAGAAAGGAGATACCTATGTCTAAAACTGAATTTCCATATTTACACGGTTTTGATACCACTGAACAAAATAGGCTTAGAAAGCAGGCCGAGTTTACAGAACATACGGTTTATAAAGACATTAACTTATCACAAGTAAAAAAATTAATTGAGGTTGGCTCTGGAGTAGGTGCCCAAACGGAAATTCTTCTAAGACGTTTTCCTAAAATTAATATTGATTGTATTGATCTTTCAACAAACCAACTCGAGGCCGCAGAGCAATCTCTTGCCAAGTGCGCCTACGCCAAGGATCG is from Bacteriovorax sp. Seq25_V and encodes:
- a CDS encoding GH3 auxin-responsive promoter family protein, whose translation is MSIKSWYLKYINKKKNKRIEAFTQRPLQVQEKLCKDIFSYFKGTLFEKEFRLDKIKSLEDLKRFPVTDATILKPFIDEIKKNNRPGIITRDKIKYIAQTGGSTGAHKYIPYPKKLIKSFQNFQLKTAAHSCEYINDFNILDKGLLVNPATLVTEENDGVTIGMATGIMTKLAPSFSRKGVYPSIDILKISDTNEKISRIKEEVLHKDIHGFSSPPSFAIPILEAMLGDKERITDIWKNFKIYIWSGSPLRNYRQRIKEIIGDIPTFEVYSATESAVAFQYKEEGKLLVDLDMSVFLFQEVGSSLDSPKLTITELEKGKRYRILFTTYAGLINYNVGDAIELLEHNPPIIRILGREKEDVTIGGAERIKLEDIHKIIDLVAKEESLQVSNFFLSAYENESQKKGYRWYFEFSHNEVDANRFLDKLEATLASKALNYSYMRKGSARLLPPKIEIGKQGSLDRFLSERKVFAQGKILQIYNDIDAAAPIWDFLETNDLINQKASASQ
- a CDS encoding TIGR01621 family pseudouridine synthase; its protein translation is MLEQIKIIFENHDFLVISKPAELSYHGDGLHEFLRKQTNGDIFGVHRLDKVTSGILIFAKNSEMAAVLSKKFESKEMKKIYIAMSDKRPSKKQGLIRGDMEKSRDGSYKLTRTLYNPAITKFETRQAQQDGLRMFILYPQTGRTHQLRVAMKSLGSPILGDKRYGGSDSDRTYLHAFELSFELNGEEFSFKVLPTGKHWPSDL
- a CDS encoding RND family transporter, with protein sequence MNKLINFICLKPKLTVLISLFCVLLSIPGLMSAKTNFSYRVWFQEDDPLLHQIDLFEKEFGSSESTVIVVTNEDGIFNKETLEYIRTLTLKAGLLPHSAKAESLTSHNWVDSTDDEINISPMLDIDVEVNAQTIAQLKERANDQDIMMRFIGPTKKVALIYVKVRALPGEEIHSKQTVGELNGLLESNPPPKGITIKLTGNSVITSVFKDSAVDDLKVLFPLLLAIMICFIFFQFRSIKIVALSMFTIILTIITMMSFCGYLEIPIHNLTAIAPEFIMAIGLADAIHIVSTFYLFNKAGIKSDVTMSKALKKNFLPTIITTLTTMFGFFSFMSADIKNINDLGAIAGIGTVVAWFYTYLFLAPMIILFFKNQKNSKLKEVSFPIDYKKFVNHLITYKHVVYFSFAVFSIFSVYMATQLDVNSDPLKYFSEKYHVASDLEYVENNVGGIFSLEMTVDTGVENGVKNHEFLKRIDAFSEKLRSEFPDITKTVSVVDIVKRMNQVLHANKLEYRKLPDTNEEISQYLFLYNLSIPEGESLNDKLNIEGSKLRLSALMKNQDSKSTMKMIREINVLAKDFDLNLAVTGKRYLWQSINEKVVHSFIISLSMALVIISVILSIFLKSITIGIVGLIPNLIPVLATGLILKLTGRPLDIGSAVIASIVLGIAVDDSIHIASNFLRIRGEGKNAKDSLIELFEKTAPSLIITTLILSVSFSSFILAGFVPNQNLGLLMSLGLMVALLTDLFLFPVILYDLTKNKDK
- a CDS encoding phosphatase PAP2 family protein — translated: MKKSIGLSLMLFASVLGPLNSNATDDFFFSSSSSNYLEQKCEWRLEGCVTVDENSIDFRSSSKRMLDDLFACKNTIEGCTEEQVEAQDVVTGKKQVLSLSDIRGRYIESSTLRDMVDQSNDKTGKKYFIPLGLSNSELLMLAATTSLGLVAFHNDQEIMDYIQDTKTEKTQEIADVANLFGKELIPPIALGSYFLGVVFKDGKMKDVGLITVTAGLATQLVTEGFKKSFDRKRPNQEAGPYKFGYEGNNSFFSGHTSGAFSLATVISEVYKEDHAWVPYVAYGVASMTAYARMHDKKHWATDVLAGAVVGHLVTKIVYRMHKNDDSNGGFIIIPSYDFETGTYMINFAYSPKRPSSPLKCAKMPDGKEKIAACIQEAWERSNK
- a CDS encoding MFS transporter; translation: MKNYQMNFTFLMVATVISALGSYAFNFAFMAYIYDISGHNKSFMGLTQLFFVTGMLLGNITAGPVGERSNRRNLLTLCEVIRIPLSIVFLLTNNIWALLLTHGLKTIFAGISTPCKRAFINDIIPVENVAKANNIFSASYALVHILGPLIGTWGYSYFKSIDNLVYFDISTFIIAPALFMLIKIDHFKKFEHHSFIKDIQDGISYVRKRFDLRGLYERHALVGIFSGIVIPLILPFMHDVLGKGEKEYGVAMLIFGLGGLTGALLNKKVISKFGLGKVLYFTSFIEPIFLLVWALGISYHVSQTVFYFWGVLFFIRVPSQFSYLSHYVAKGYISRTNALLDFIFTLTNISASAIISILGDKVNTKELLVSCALIYAVINIFRIFAISSKELLSPKAVMNE
- a CDS encoding sodium:alanine symporter family protein, whose amino-acid sequence is MVKWILLISALFSGNVMAQENFQVIVNDIFGAINGAYAPFLFWEVPFIKLPLILFIMVSGGIFFTFRYGFVNIRLFKHGIDVVRGKYDDPEHEGDISHFQALTSALSATVGLGNIAGVAVAIGAGGPGAVFWLWVVAFFGMSMKFSSCTFAQFYRIKDSNGNILGGPMVYLTEGLKERGFSKLAKVFGIFFSFATILASFGGGNLFQANQTFEIIKSQYPGANPWVVGVTLAFLAGVVLIGGIKRIGEVTSKLVPLMCGFFVISCLAIIFSNISMVPEMFVSIFREAFSPDAIYGGFLGVLIQGVKRASFSNEAGLGSAAIAHAAAKTDEPVREGVVAMLGPVIDTHIVCTMTALTILITGAHLQPELVGKGVEITSYAFGTLGSFMPKLLLVAICVFAYSTVISWSYYGERATEYLFGKTLGHNAIRIYRLCYVFIIILGPVLSIGNVVDFADLMLLSMAFPNILGMIYLSKLVKDKTDDYFKRYKSGSMKIYK